In bacterium, the genomic stretch GTTCCTACCCTGCAGTTGGGTCAGGATGCTCAGTGTGCATGACGAGTGTGCGCTGAAGGACACCGTGTTTTGTCTGAAGCCGGGCGTAACAGCCTCCAGCAGGGAACGTTTCGCCATACAGTTTGAGTTCGTGATAACCAGGTTTCATCATCTTCTGATCGTATATCGTATGGATGACCTGGCCGTAATTATTGTAAATCTTCAGTGAAACTTCCTGGGCTTCTTCCAGGGTGAACGTCAAAGTTGCACTGGGATTCAGCGGATACGAGTATTGTGCGAATGAGAATGGGATTTCCATGGCTGCTTCACTGCTCCATTCGCCGGGTTCAATCATGAAGTCTGTTTCCTTGGGTCGCGAAAAAATCTGCTGTGGGCGAAGCTGCCCTCCGCCCACAGCATGTGAATTGTGCTCTCTCTCCACTCTCACTTATTGAGCACAAGTTTCTGTTGTTGCACAGTACCGGCTGCATCGAGCACTGCGATATACACACCGCTCGGCAGAGTCGATCCTTCAAATTCAACCGTGTGGAAACCAGCTTCAAACTCGCCGTCGACGACGGTGGCAACCAGCTGTCCGAACGTATTGTAGACCTGCAGTGTTGCGTGCGAGGACTCCTGCAGCGAGAAGCTCAGCTTCGTGCTGGGATTGAAAGGATTCGGATACGCTTCGTAAAGCTCGACGCGGTCAGCCTGTGCGCCGGTGAACGCGTACACGATGCCAGAGTAGTCGATTGTACCGTCACGGTCTTCCTGACGAAGGCGGTATGCAATCTGGGGCAATCCTTTAAGGCTCCGGTCCAGAATATCCGTGTAGTTGTAATCGATAGGTGCATTCGACGTCCCAGCGCCGTCGACAAAGTCAATATCTTCCCAGCTCTCGCCATCAATCGAACGCTCGACATGGAAGCCGTGGTTGTTCAGCTCGGTCTCCGTCCGCCACTTGAGCTGGACATTCCCATCATAGTAACGGGCGCTGAACGAAGTCAGCTCGACCGGGGGAACCCCAGTTCCCTGGCCAACGGAGATGTCTCCATATCCTGGCATACAGCTTGCGCTTGGGTCGTAGTAGCCCACTTTCTTGTTGGGATCTTCATATGGTCCGAAATTCACGTACCATGTATCCGAAATTTTGTACCCATCGAATGATCCGTTAATATCCCAGTAAGCGGGATCAGGCTGATCTTCGACATTCGGCCGGTAAATGGCTGTATATATGCGGGGATCGTTGCTTCGATACTTCGCATGAAATGCCACCTGTCCCATCAAACCTGGGTCCACAGGCACTCCAGCGCCTTTCACTGACCAATAATACCACATAGTTGCGGCAACATTTGCGGCGGGATGTTGGGAGTTGTGGTTGAAGACTGCGCGAACTGAGAGATAATTGAAGGGGAACGCAGACGGAGAATCGAATGTCCCATATTCATACGTGCAAATTCCGAGCGTGAGGAGCGTGATGCCCTCTGTCGTTGTCGCACTCGTCACTGTTCCAATCGGGAACGTGAAGACTTGATCTGCCTGGGTAAATTCCTTGCAGATCCGTCCTTGAGGCGGGTTGCTAATGTAGTCGCCATTTTCGCAGTAGATAGCACCAGGAGCGTCTGAACCATTGCCAGCGTCGCTGGCGGCTCCAAGCAAATGCGCATTTACGCCTAGATACATATTATTATATCCAAGTCGAACTGGCACTGTAGAAATGTCGATATCGCCAAGGAAGCACACAGGACCGACCATAAAGTTGCCGTTCTGAATGTCTGTGACGACACCGGAACCGATATACGTCGTGTTGGTCGTTTCGCATGCGGGCATGGAAAGCGTACCGTGCATCTCAATACCAGCTGTGCCGGTGACATTTGCATCCTCATCAACAAACATTGCACAATGCTGACCCACGATCAGTAACCCACCCAAATCGAGGATTTGGAAGGGGGCCGGAGTCAATCCATCGCCTACGGTGATTGCTCCTGTCACGGTCAGATTTCCCCATAACGTGAGTTTCTGTACCGGCTGGACACCACCGGTGACCTGGAGTTCCGTAATGGTTACACCTGCCGACGGTGTCTGGGGAGTGCGCCCCACAGATGCGTCAAGAACAGCAATATCCGTGACGTTATTACCCGGCCACTGCCCACCCAGGGAATCGCATTTCCAGTTGCCGGCATTATCCCATTCGTTATTGGCCGTTCCGGTCCACGTGAACGTAGCCTGCGCATTCATCTGCATTCCAAGAAGGATGACTCCCACAAGAATGAGCGCGGACATTCGGGAAATCAGTTTCAACGTTGACATAATGTTCTCCTCAGCTTTAGCTATCAAGCAACGGTTGTTTCCAATCGCTACAGATGATGCACAATCCGTGCCAAAAAGCTGACGAAGCGGGGTTATTGCCGATTTAGGGTTGGAATTAAAGAAACACATGAAGGGGCGGGGAGGATGAACCCCATATAAATCAAATGTGATCTACAGCCTGCTTCATGCTGAGGATGAAGTGAAGTGCAGAATTGCTGCATTCGAGATAAGCAGATTAGAAGGACCGTTTATCTGAACTCACAACGAAATGTATACAACGTATTGCATAACTATGCAATTCGTTGAATAGGTGCAGAATATCTGGAACTCAGCGTTCGGGTTACTGTGTGGCCGACGTATCTACGGGGAAGGAAAGCAGGAAGGCCGCTCCTTCGTCGGTGTCGGTATCGAGTTCGATACGTCCGTCGTGGTCTTCCATGATGAAGTAGCAGAGGGTGAGTCCGAGTCCCACGCCCTTGTCGCCTTTTTCTCCCTTGGCGGTCGTGAAGAATGGATCGAAGATGTGTTCGATGTATTCCGAGGGAATGCCTGGACCGCTGTCGCACACGCGAACAAGATTCTTTTCGTCGCTGCGCTCACCTTCCACCTGGATGCGCCCCTGCCCGTTCATGGCGTGGACGGCATTGGTGAAGAGGTTGTAGAATAACTGCACAACCATTTCCCTGTTGCCGTTGATCAGCAGCGGTTTGTCGTGGAAGGCGGTCTGTATGGTCACTCCCTTGCCGAGGTCGTGTTCGTGCAGCAGCTCAACGGCTTCTTCGATGATATCGATGATGTCGACCTGCTTTTTCATCAGCTGTCCCTTCGGCTTGCCGATGAGCAGCAGGTTTTCGACGATCTTGTTCGCCTTGTCAACCCCGGTGTGAATCGCGGTGCTGAACTTGTCGAGTTCTTCGGGTGTGGGATTCTGCTTTCTCCTCAGCAGCTGCGCAGCAGAACTTGCGTACCCGAGGGGATTGCGCAATTCGTGGGCGATTCCCTCGGAGAGTATGCCCAGGGACGCGAGTTTCTGCGATTGCAGCAGTTCGCGCTCGAGTTTCTTGCGCTCGCTCAGGTCGATGCCGATACCGACATAGCCGGTGACCTTGTTCTCATGGACGATGGCGTTCCAGACCGCGTAAATCGCAAGTGGAGCGCTGTCACGACGGCGTCGGTCGACCTCGCCCTCCCACTGTCCCCGCTGATGCAATACAGGAAGCAGCTGCTCACGGAATTCCTCGCCAAAGCTGGGGATTTCGCTGAGCTTTCGGCCCTCGACTTCGGAAGCCGGCCAACCATAGAGAATCTCAGCATACCGGTTCCAGTAGGTGACGCGTCCCGTCAGATCGATGGCAATCACGGAGTTGCGTACGATGCTCAGCAGGGATGCCTGGAAACGGATGTAATGTTCCGCGTTCTTTCGCGCTGTGACATCATTGAAGAAGTTCAGGGTTGCGGGTTCGCCTTCCCAGGTGATGAGCACGTCGCGGACTTCCATCCACTTGATGGTG encodes the following:
- a CDS encoding T9SS type A sorting domain-containing protein; translated protein: MSTLKLISRMSALILVGVILLGMQMNAQATFTWTGTANNEWDNAGNWKCDSLGGQWPGNNVTDIAVLDASVGRTPQTPSAGVTITELQVTGGVQPVQKLTLWGNLTVTGAITVGDGLTPAPFQILDLGGLLIVGQHCAMFVDEDANVTGTAGIEMHGTLSMPACETTNTTYIGSGVVTDIQNGNFMVGPVCFLGDIDISTVPVRLGYNNMYLGVNAHLLGAASDAGNGSDAPGAIYCENGDYISNPPQGRICKEFTQADQVFTFPIGTVTSATTTEGITLLTLGICTYEYGTFDSPSAFPFNYLSVRAVFNHNSQHPAANVAATMWYYWSVKGAGVPVDPGLMGQVAFHAKYRSNDPRIYTAIYRPNVEDQPDPAYWDINGSFDGYKISDTWYVNFGPYEDPNKKVGYYDPSASCMPGYGDISVGQGTGVPPVELTSFSARYYDGNVQLKWRTETELNNHGFHVERSIDGESWEDIDFVDGAGTSNAPIDYNYTDILDRSLKGLPQIAYRLRQEDRDGTIDYSGIVYAFTGAQADRVELYEAYPNPFNPSTKLSFSLQESSHATLQVYNTFGQLVATVVDGEFEAGFHTVEFEGSTLPSGVYIAVLDAAGTVQQQKLVLNK